The proteins below come from a single Methanolobus chelungpuianus genomic window:
- the ilvD gene encoding dihydroxy-acid dehydratase: MRSDKTKKGFERAPNRSLLKATGLTDSEMEKPFIAVVNSWNELIPGHIHLDKVAEAVKAGIRTAGGVPFEFHTIGICDGIAMGHEGMKYSLPSREAIEDSIELVLQGHQLDGMVMITACDKITPGHLMAAGNLNIPAIVVTGGPMAPGYVDDGYRDLISVFEGVGECQASKLSEEKLKLLEDCSCSGAGSCAGMYTANTMACMTEALGLSLPGCATAHAVDAKKIRIAKESGERIVSMVHENLTPRKLVTPESFENAIMVDLAIGGSTNTTLHLPAVAHAFGLQLTLDTFDRLSRTTPHIISLKPGGVHYMLDFERAGGIQAIMQRLRSKLHLDQMTVNGKTVGENIDELCIVNPKLHAEVISTLEAPIHKEGGIAVLKGSLAPDGAVVKQAAVSPKMLKHRGPARVFNSEEDAMQAILKGNIVSGDVVVIRYEGPKGGPGMREMLSPTSAIAGMGLIESVALVTDGRFSGGTRGPCIGHVSPEAQEGGPIGLVHEGDIIEIDIPERKLDLKVSPEELARRKATFVPLEKPVTGYLARYRRFVSSASKGAIIE; the protein is encoded by the coding sequence ATGAGAAGTGACAAGACTAAGAAAGGATTCGAGCGTGCGCCAAACCGCTCACTTTTGAAAGCCACCGGACTGACCGATTCTGAAATGGAGAAACCGTTCATAGCAGTGGTCAACTCCTGGAATGAGCTGATCCCGGGGCACATCCACCTTGATAAGGTTGCAGAAGCTGTGAAGGCAGGTATAAGAACTGCCGGAGGCGTTCCTTTCGAGTTCCACACCATTGGCATATGCGATGGGATAGCAATGGGCCATGAGGGGATGAAATACTCCCTGCCAAGCCGTGAGGCCATTGAGGATTCCATAGAGCTTGTCCTTCAGGGGCACCAGCTTGACGGCATGGTAATGATAACTGCGTGTGACAAGATAACTCCTGGTCACCTCATGGCGGCAGGCAATCTCAACATCCCTGCCATAGTGGTGACCGGCGGGCCCATGGCCCCCGGCTATGTTGATGACGGGTACAGGGACCTTATCTCGGTTTTCGAAGGCGTGGGCGAGTGCCAGGCATCCAAGCTTTCCGAGGAAAAGCTGAAACTGCTGGAGGACTGCTCATGCTCAGGCGCAGGTTCCTGCGCTGGCATGTACACTGCCAATACCATGGCCTGCATGACGGAGGCCCTGGGCCTGAGCCTGCCCGGATGTGCCACCGCCCATGCTGTCGATGCGAAGAAGATCCGTATTGCAAAAGAATCCGGTGAGCGCATTGTCTCAATGGTGCATGAGAACCTCACTCCGAGGAAGCTGGTCACTCCTGAGTCCTTCGAGAATGCCATCATGGTCGACCTGGCAATAGGCGGCAGTACGAACACAACCCTTCACCTGCCCGCAGTTGCACATGCCTTCGGTCTTCAACTAACCCTGGATACTTTCGACAGACTGAGCAGGACTACGCCACATATAATCTCCCTCAAGCCCGGGGGCGTGCACTACATGCTTGACTTTGAGCGTGCAGGTGGCATACAGGCTATCATGCAGCGCCTGAGGTCAAAGCTGCACCTTGACCAGATGACAGTCAATGGCAAGACCGTTGGTGAGAACATCGATGAGCTCTGTATCGTGAACCCTAAGCTCCATGCGGAGGTCATAAGCACACTTGAAGCACCTATCCATAAGGAGGGTGGTATTGCGGTACTGAAAGGCAGCCTTGCTCCTGATGGCGCGGTTGTCAAGCAGGCAGCTGTGAGTCCCAAGATGCTAAAACACAGGGGTCCGGCCCGGGTGTTCAACAGTGAAGAGGACGCGATGCAGGCTATCCTTAAAGGTAATATCGTCTCAGGTGATGTTGTTGTCATAAGGTACGAGGGTCCCAAGGGTGGTCCGGGAATGCGCGAGATGCTGTCCCCGACATCAGCCATAGCTGGCATGGGGCTTATCGAGTCTGTTGCGCTGGTGACCGACGGCAGGTTCTCCGGAGGCACGAGAGGGCCATGTATAGGACATGTTTCCCCTGAGGCACAGGAAGGTGGCCCAATAGGCCTTGTACATGAAGGTGACATCATAGAGATAGACATCCCGGAAAGAAAGCTTGACCTGAAAGTATCTCCTGAAGAGCTTGCCAGGAGAAAGGCAACATTCGTACCACTGGAAAAACCCGTTACCGGCTATCTCGCAAGGTACAGAAGGTTTGTAAGTTCCGCAAGCAAGGGTGCCATAATCGAATAA
- a CDS encoding thymidylate synthase, with protein MEAVLIKAKSISSAWSQLIYEIYQKGELHKPDYKSTTKRVHATIYIEDVNNNQVNQAVPFGENLITKYKEELTEEYADWYISLPEDDKRKFDYCYAKQLFRYGKAAYDTLNTNVANMRPGSRRHVGVLWENEVHIPKFEDQPCWIAYKVELLDEKQVRLYILYRSWDAFGGFPANIPAIVEGFKKVFREQNLPYEISSLIATGWDTHIYEADLQAVEKIFRTNELCPLCRCITPKHSFIQTTRGRACPDCKKKM; from the coding sequence ATGGAAGCTGTACTGATAAAGGCAAAAAGCATTTCTTCCGCATGGTCGCAACTCATATACGAGATATATCAGAAAGGAGAGCTACACAAACCGGATTACAAATCCACTACGAAAAGGGTCCATGCAACCATATACATAGAGGACGTGAACAACAACCAGGTGAATCAGGCAGTTCCTTTCGGCGAGAATCTTATCACCAAGTACAAGGAAGAACTGACTGAGGAGTATGCTGACTGGTATATCTCACTTCCTGAGGACGACAAGAGGAAGTTCGATTACTGCTATGCAAAGCAACTTTTCAGGTATGGGAAGGCAGCTTATGATACCCTGAACACAAACGTTGCCAACATGCGCCCGGGTTCCAGGAGGCATGTGGGAGTGCTCTGGGAAAATGAGGTCCATATTCCCAAGTTCGAGGACCAGCCCTGCTGGATAGCCTATAAGGTGGAGCTGCTCGATGAAAAGCAGGTCAGGTTATATATCCTGTACCGTTCCTGGGACGCCTTCGGAGGTTTCCCCGCAAATATACCGGCAATAGTGGAGGGCTTCAAGAAAGTGTTCAGGGAGCAGAACCTTCCCTATGAGATAAGTTCCCTTATCGCCACCGGCTGGGACACGCACATCTATGAGGCAGACCTGCAGGCAGTGGAGAAAATATTCAGGACGAACGAACTCTGTCCCCTGTGCAGGTGTATCACGCCAAAGCATTCCTTTATCCAGACTACCCGGGGAAGAGCATGCCCGGACTGCAAGAAGAAAATGTGA
- the mtxX gene encoding methanogenesis marker protein Mmp4/MtxX: MGPEKTGDLLGVIEQRALQNRARVAIGVRDPTSKMLKSAKDAHDAGYAHVVLVGDKREIESIGTDLEIVGTNEPEIVLGDLLKSGYVDAAVRGTAKASGTLSHLKRILDQDKLHRIALLKTSEGKPFFIAPVGIDEGNDLADKIAFIRLGVEHIRRFGIEPVVGVLSGGRMGDLGRDPRVDQTLAEGDFIVNRIREEGISAKHYTILIEDAIKEANFILAPDGISGNLIFRTLVFLGGGDGMGAPVLMDRHVFVDTSRVGGHYTKAIMLASALVGRN; this comes from the coding sequence ATGGGACCGGAAAAAACAGGAGACCTGCTGGGAGTCATAGAGCAAAGGGCTCTGCAGAACAGAGCACGGGTTGCCATAGGCGTCAGAGACCCCACCTCAAAAATGCTGAAGAGCGCAAAGGACGCCCATGATGCAGGATATGCCCATGTGGTCCTCGTAGGGGACAAGAGAGAGATCGAATCAATTGGCACGGACCTCGAGATCGTCGGCACCAACGAGCCGGAGATAGTGCTTGGAGACCTTTTGAAGTCCGGATACGTTGATGCTGCGGTAAGAGGCACTGCAAAAGCTTCCGGCACCCTCTCCCATCTCAAAAGGATACTCGATCAGGATAAGCTCCATCGTATAGCACTGCTCAAGACTAGCGAAGGAAAACCTTTCTTCATAGCACCCGTAGGAATAGATGAAGGGAACGACCTGGCGGACAAGATAGCATTTATCCGTCTAGGGGTCGAGCATATACGCAGGTTCGGGATCGAGCCGGTGGTGGGCGTACTTTCCGGTGGCAGGATGGGCGACCTCGGAAGAGATCCCCGTGTAGACCAAACCCTTGCAGAGGGCGATTTCATCGTGAACAGGATAAGGGAAGAAGGTATCAGTGCAAAGCACTACACCATACTTATCGAGGACGCCATAAAGGAGGCGAATTTCATCCTTGCGCCGGACGGCATATCCGGTAACCTCATATTCAGGACACTGGTCTTCCTCGGAGGCGGAGATGGCATGGGAGCGCCCGTTCTCATGGACAGGCATGTGTTCGTGGATACTTCCAGGGTAGGAGGACACTACACAAAGGCCATAATGCTTGCCAGTGCGCTCGTGGGCAGGAATTAG
- a CDS encoding replication factor C large subunit, whose translation MTVQMEWAEKYRPGTLSDVVGHKKPIEDLRKWGDSWVHGTPEVKAVILHGQAGIGKTSSAHAMAADYGWEVIELNASDQRTAGVIEKVAGSASQMRTLTGMSGRRLIILDEADNLHGTSDSGGARAIIDVIKNTSQPIILIANDIYGISSTLRALCLEIKFPAIQARSMIPALREIAKAEGLVCGVGMLEKIAENADGDFRSAVNDLQAVSMGRTEIRLEDISTAERDNKESVFRVVGKIFRGKSVKSALEASYTLDETPEDLIQWIDENLPQQYKDKDEEKITPDIVEAYGYLSRADRFLGRVRRRQNYRMWRYASMLMTGGTVVSKSRLRGGGFEKYQPPSLWRRMGQIRSRRNMRDNIASKIGAHSHESMRYSRTELAFVYSRLLEDDDYAAQVVAILDLDPDELVQLTGNKKLTKRLQEVYDRSRSLRPESDEGPAFFTPPAEKARISKKGPDQLSLDSLMSVKPAVKEPVSPNEDSSGYDPDLSSVSDTGAAPACDSNSGTASGSGVNSSRKSVQRKPQKTLFDF comes from the coding sequence ATGACTGTGCAGATGGAATGGGCAGAAAAATACAGGCCAGGAACACTCTCTGACGTGGTGGGCCATAAGAAACCGATCGAAGACTTGCGTAAGTGGGGTGACAGCTGGGTACATGGTACTCCTGAAGTAAAGGCTGTTATCCTTCACGGCCAGGCAGGCATCGGTAAGACTTCGTCAGCTCATGCCATGGCTGCGGATTACGGCTGGGAGGTCATAGAGCTTAACGCCAGTGACCAGAGGACCGCAGGGGTGATCGAGAAGGTCGCAGGCTCGGCATCTCAGATGCGCACACTGACCGGTATGTCGGGAAGAAGACTCATCATCCTTGACGAAGCTGACAACCTGCACGGCACCAGTGACAGCGGAGGAGCACGCGCGATCATCGATGTGATAAAGAACACCAGCCAGCCTATCATACTCATAGCCAATGACATCTACGGGATATCCTCTACCCTGCGCGCACTCTGTCTTGAGATTAAGTTCCCGGCCATCCAGGCGCGTTCCATGATCCCTGCGCTCAGGGAGATAGCAAAAGCCGAAGGGCTCGTGTGCGGAGTAGGTATGCTGGAGAAGATCGCTGAGAATGCAGATGGTGATTTCAGGAGTGCTGTCAACGACCTGCAGGCAGTGTCCATGGGTCGCACTGAGATCCGTCTTGAGGATATTTCCACCGCTGAGCGCGATAACAAGGAATCTGTCTTCAGGGTGGTGGGAAAGATCTTCAGAGGCAAGAGCGTCAAGTCTGCTCTGGAAGCCAGTTACACCCTGGATGAGACCCCTGAGGATCTCATCCAGTGGATAGACGAGAACCTGCCGCAGCAATATAAGGACAAGGATGAGGAAAAGATCACTCCTGATATTGTGGAGGCCTATGGATATCTATCCCGGGCTGACCGTTTCCTTGGGCGTGTGCGCAGGCGGCAGAACTACAGGATGTGGCGCTACGCCAGCATGCTTATGACCGGCGGGACCGTGGTATCCAAGTCCCGGCTAAGGGGTGGCGGCTTTGAGAAATATCAGCCTCCTTCCCTGTGGAGGAGAATGGGGCAGATCCGTTCCAGGCGTAACATGAGGGACAACATCGCCTCCAAGATCGGGGCACACAGCCATGAGTCCATGCGCTATTCCCGTACCGAGCTTGCATTCGTCTATTCCCGCCTGCTGGAAGACGATGATTATGCAGCTCAGGTTGTTGCAATTCTTGATCTTGATCCGGATGAGCTCGTGCAGCTTACGGGTAACAAGAAGCTGACAAAGAGATTGCAGGAGGTCTATGACCGCTCCCGCAGCCTGCGCCCTGAGTCAGATGAAGGTCCTGCCTTTTTCACTCCTCCTGCTGAAAAGGCCAGAATATCCAAAAAAGGGCCTGATCAGTTAAGCCTTGATTCCCTGATGAGTGTAAAGCCTGCTGTGAAAGAGCCTGTTTCTCCGAATGAGGACAGTTCAGGATATGATCCGGACCTCAGTTCGGTTTCTGATACCGGTGCAGCCCCCGCTTGTGACTCTAACTCCGGCACTGCTTCAGGATCCGGTGTCAATTCCAGCAGGAAATCTGTCCAGAGGAAGCCTCAAAAAACGCTTTTTGATTTCTAG
- a CDS encoding Lrp/AsnC ligand binding domain-containing protein, translating into MVIGVTMVNVLPGKERAAYNELHRIEGIKDIYHVFGEYDFVVIIEVEDLGHLNYIVDLIRETEDVTATQTIVGAELK; encoded by the coding sequence ATGGTAATCGGAGTCACGATGGTAAACGTTCTGCCCGGTAAGGAGCGGGCTGCCTACAATGAACTTCACAGGATAGAAGGGATCAAGGATATCTATCATGTGTTTGGAGAATATGATTTTGTGGTTATCATCGAGGTGGAGGACCTCGGTCATCTTAATTACATCGTGGACCTGATACGTGAGACCGAGGATGTGACTGCGACCCAGACCATTGTTGGAGCCGAACTCAAGTGA
- a CDS encoding DNA topoisomerase VI subunit B, with protein MATPIAEELAKNQKSISVAEFFEKNRQILGFDSAPRSLITTVKEAVDNSLDACEESQILPDILLHIERSGKDNVVVIVEDNGPGIVKEQIPKVFAKLLYGSRFHALKQSRGQQGIGISASVLYAQLTSGHPAKIISKIGPGKPAHYYELMINTSTNEPEILRDEVVDWDRPHGTRIELEMEAAYVKGRRQSIYEYLKATAIVNPHARVTLFEPDGNEVIFERATDKMPVLANEILPHPHGIELGTLMKMLRYTERQKLSPFLRYSFSKIGHLTAEEICKASGLDPELDPHELNRDQAKKLLDAFSRVKIMAPPTDCLSPIGEDLIYKGLEKEFSVDFIATTTRAPSVFSGNPFVVEVGIAYGGDLHKDDRIEIMRFANRVPLLYQQGGCVTTHAIESIKWKQYGLNQPGGGLPSGPVVILIHVASTNVPFTSESKDAIADIPEIQEEIGLAVKEVSRKLSRYLSKQDTLKKRREKEIIITKVLPKMAQKLAQTLNRETPDIGPVVAKVMGNLLVHRVVESDGNGGVNVAIKVKNFSARKYDFKVHDMLPFKIEGPVPQPKVITMGNDYDYIWDVSIAPGASKVLKYSVATLGEKEVSKLPVLIVEGLDEELVTGSKAIRGVN; from the coding sequence ATGGCAACTCCCATTGCAGAAGAACTTGCGAAGAACCAGAAGTCCATTAGTGTTGCAGAATTCTTTGAGAAGAACCGGCAGATACTTGGATTCGATTCCGCTCCCCGCAGCCTGATAACAACGGTCAAGGAGGCTGTGGACAACTCCCTGGATGCCTGTGAAGAGTCCCAGATACTGCCTGATATCCTGCTTCACATAGAAAGGTCCGGGAAAGATAACGTTGTTGTTATCGTGGAGGATAACGGACCCGGCATAGTCAAGGAGCAGATCCCGAAGGTGTTTGCAAAGCTCCTGTACGGTTCAAGGTTCCATGCCCTCAAGCAAAGCCGCGGACAGCAGGGCATTGGTATCTCCGCATCTGTTCTCTATGCACAGCTCACTTCCGGTCATCCTGCAAAGATCATTTCCAAGATCGGGCCCGGAAAGCCTGCCCATTATTACGAGCTCATGATTAACACCAGCACCAACGAGCCTGAGATCCTCAGGGACGAGGTCGTTGACTGGGACCGTCCCCATGGCACCCGTATAGAGCTGGAGATGGAAGCAGCCTACGTCAAGGGCAGAAGGCAGTCCATCTATGAATATCTCAAAGCCACCGCAATTGTGAACCCTCATGCGAGGGTCACTCTTTTCGAACCGGACGGAAATGAGGTGATCTTTGAGAGGGCAACCGACAAGATGCCTGTTCTTGCAAACGAGATACTTCCGCATCCACATGGAATCGAGCTAGGGACCCTTATGAAGATGCTGCGCTACACCGAACGCCAGAAGCTCTCTCCTTTCCTGCGTTATTCCTTCTCAAAGATAGGCCACCTCACCGCGGAAGAGATATGCAAGGCCTCGGGACTTGACCCGGAACTGGACCCTCATGAACTTAACCGTGACCAGGCGAAGAAGCTGCTGGATGCATTCTCCAGGGTGAAGATCATGGCACCTCCGACGGATTGCCTCTCTCCGATCGGCGAGGATCTCATCTACAAGGGGCTTGAGAAAGAGTTCAGCGTGGATTTCATCGCCACGACCACGCGTGCGCCCTCTGTCTTTTCCGGTAACCCGTTTGTGGTGGAGGTAGGCATCGCATACGGCGGCGATCTCCATAAGGACGACCGCATAGAGATAATGCGCTTTGCCAACAGGGTCCCCCTGCTCTACCAGCAGGGTGGGTGCGTCACTACGCATGCGATCGAATCCATTAAATGGAAGCAGTACGGTCTGAACCAGCCGGGAGGGGGTCTTCCCAGCGGCCCTGTGGTTATACTCATCCACGTGGCATCCACCAATGTTCCCTTCACATCCGAATCCAAGGATGCCATAGCCGATATTCCTGAGATCCAGGAGGAGATCGGGCTTGCTGTGAAAGAAGTGTCAAGAAAGCTCAGCAGGTATCTCAGCAAGCAGGACACCCTTAAGAAACGCCGCGAGAAGGAGATAATCATCACCAAGGTCCTGCCCAAGATGGCCCAGAAACTTGCACAGACCCTCAACAGGGAAACCCCTGACATAGGCCCGGTTGTTGCAAAGGTAATGGGCAACCTCCTGGTTCACAGGGTAGTGGAAAGCGATGGCAACGGCGGCGTGAATGTCGCGATCAAGGTGAAGAATTTCTCTGCAAGGAAATATGATTTCAAGGTGCATGACATGCTCCCTTTTAAAATAGAAGGCCCGGTACCCCAGCCTAAAGTAATAACTATGGGAAACGATTACGATTACATATGGGATGTAAGCATCGCCCCGGGAGCTTCCAAGGTACTAAAATATTCCGTGGCAACCCTGGGTGAAAAAGAAGTCTCCAAGCTGCCCGTGCTTATCGTGGAGGGTCTTGACGAGGAACTTGTAACGGGTTCAAAGGCCATAAGGGGGGTGAACTGA
- a CDS encoding DNA topoisomerase IV subunit A, whose product MAEQRSEQKKEYDAIASNRLLGLAEELYNQFLDETIPNVNLPTRTKKNIEYSDESDVWVYGDRETERSAKTVKGAFQLLKTTHVVDFLVNNHLKENRGSTLRELYYISENWDIAKFREQPESDRLIEDLEIISGLQREYFHMRPEEDGATMFGPVRIREDTKRGNREIHCQEDIGESGYQIPFNVENINFLDHDAKFIIAVETGGMYARLIENGFDEKYDAVLVHLKGQPARSTRRIIKRMNEELKLPVVVFTDGDPWSYRIFASVAYGAIKSAHLSEHMATPGAQFIGVQPSDIVEYELSTDKLTDKDVAALRSELTDPRFESDYWKEQINLQLEINKKAEQQAFAGKGLDFVTDTYLPNRLTELGII is encoded by the coding sequence ATGGCTGAACAAAGGTCCGAACAGAAAAAAGAATACGATGCTATAGCAAGTAATCGCCTGCTGGGGCTTGCCGAGGAGCTCTACAACCAGTTCCTTGACGAGACCATTCCCAACGTGAACTTGCCAACACGTACCAAAAAGAATATTGAGTACAGCGATGAGAGCGATGTATGGGTATACGGGGACCGTGAGACCGAAAGGAGCGCCAAGACCGTCAAAGGGGCTTTCCAGCTTCTCAAGACCACGCATGTGGTGGACTTCCTTGTGAACAACCACCTGAAGGAAAATCGCGGGTCCACATTAAGAGAATTATATTACATCTCCGAGAACTGGGACATCGCAAAGTTCCGCGAACAGCCGGAGAGTGACAGGCTTATCGAAGACCTTGAGATCATATCCGGTCTGCAGAGGGAGTACTTCCACATGCGCCCTGAAGAGGACGGTGCCACTATGTTCGGCCCGGTACGCATACGGGAGGATACGAAAAGGGGTAACAGGGAAATCCACTGTCAGGAAGATATTGGTGAGAGCGGCTACCAGATCCCCTTCAATGTAGAGAATATCAATTTCCTGGACCATGATGCCAAGTTCATAATAGCCGTTGAGACTGGTGGAATGTACGCAAGGCTGATAGAGAACGGTTTTGATGAGAAATACGATGCGGTGCTTGTTCATCTGAAGGGACAGCCTGCCAGGTCCACAAGGCGCATAATCAAGCGCATGAATGAAGAGCTCAAATTGCCTGTAGTGGTATTCACTGACGGTGACCCCTGGTCGTATCGCATATTCGCTTCTGTTGCCTATGGTGCGATCAAGAGCGCTCACCTCTCGGAACACATGGCCACACCAGGCGCACAGTTCATAGGTGTGCAGCCCTCGGATATCGTGGAGTACGAGCTTTCCACTGACAAGCTTACCGATAAGGACGTTGCTGCACTCCGGAGCGAACTCACGGACCCCCGTTTTGAGAGCGATTACTGGAAGGAACAGATAAACCTGCAGCTTGAGATCAATAAGAAGGCTGAGCAGCAGGCGTTTGCGGGAAAGGGCCTGGACTTCGTCACAGATACCTATCTGCCCAACAGGCTCACGGAACTTGGGATAATCTGA
- a CDS encoding tetratricopeptide repeat protein, giving the protein MSREEKSASHRWTAQGLRETDPDRKMHYFTLALELNPYDAVALNQKGMLYHRKGEFEKAIGCYDRLLNTSGTLAGNAGNMIPDPAAVLYNKSLALKHLGKNEAALNFVRKGLRSDPGNDKLKRLEEQLLGSTDTKVRTGVKNIYVEPAKVPVNEIYTDWQPPGVRTLLSHAMKCSHSDIKYYKGFGEDLIKEKAIEDKLNRHVYCCAVCTFQQRNVCRHHDSRGTAVSATAICRHFRPKKVSEG; this is encoded by the coding sequence ATGAGCAGAGAAGAAAAGTCAGCCTCACACAGGTGGACCGCCCAGGGCCTGCGCGAAACAGACCCGGACCGCAAGATGCATTACTTCACGCTGGCGCTGGAACTTAACCCGTATGATGCTGTGGCACTTAATCAGAAAGGTATGCTCTACCACCGGAAGGGAGAGTTTGAGAAGGCCATCGGCTGCTATGACCGACTGCTGAACACCTCAGGTACTCTGGCGGGGAATGCAGGTAATATGATACCGGATCCTGCTGCCGTACTGTACAATAAAAGCCTTGCATTGAAGCACCTGGGTAAGAACGAAGCGGCGCTGAACTTTGTCAGGAAGGGGCTCAGGTCTGACCCCGGGAATGACAAGCTGAAGAGGCTGGAAGAGCAACTGCTGGGCTCCACGGACACAAAAGTAAGAACTGGAGTGAAGAACATATATGTCGAACCTGCAAAAGTTCCGGTCAACGAAATATATACCGACTGGCAGCCGCCGGGTGTCAGGACCCTTCTGTCCCATGCAATGAAGTGCAGCCACAGCGACATAAAATACTACAAAGGCTTTGGTGAGGACCTGATAAAAGAGAAAGCGATCGAGGACAAACTTAACAGGCATGTGTATTGCTGCGCCGTCTGTACTTTCCAGCAAAGGAATGTCTGCAGGCACCACGATTCCAGAGGAACGGCCGTATCAGCAACTGCTATCTGCAGGCACTTCAGGCCAAAAAAAGTGTCTGAGGGGTGA